From Passer domesticus isolate bPasDom1 chromosome 8, bPasDom1.hap1, whole genome shotgun sequence, a single genomic window includes:
- the ERLIN1 gene encoding LOW QUALITY PROTEIN: erlin-1 (The sequence of the model RefSeq protein was modified relative to this genomic sequence to represent the inferred CDS: deleted 1 base in 1 codon) — protein MVLRAGARARRGWERGLGSTWGTGQGPRSPGAGGDASMAMAQAGAAAAAATGLLVFLLYSAIHRVEEGHLAVYYRGGALLTSPSGPGYHIMLPFITTFKSVQTTLQTDEVKNVPCGTSGGVMIYIDRIEVVNKLAPYAVYDIVRNYTADYDKTLIFNKIHHELNQFCSAHTLQEVYIELFDQIDENLKLALQKDLNVMAPGLTIQAVRVTKPKIPEAIRRNFELMEAEKTKLLIAAQRQKVVEKEAETDRKKALIEAEKAAQVARIHYQQKIMEKETEKRISEIEDAAFLAREKAKADAEYYTARKLADSNKLKLTPEYLELMKYQAIAANSKLYFGDRIPGVFLDSCAFQQAGLRTAHQPAFLHRKPQRGLEKAPCEARRAVAEGGRRSPV, from the exons ATGGTGCTGCGCGCCGGCGCGCGTGCGCGGCGGGGGTGGGAGCGCGGCCTCGGCAGCACGTGGGGAACGGGACAG ggcccgcGGAGCCCCGGCGCGGGAGGGGATGCGAGCATGGCCATGGCCCAGGccggcgccgcggccgccgctgccACCGGGCTCCTGGTCTTCCTGCTCTACTCCGCCATCCACAGGGTCGAGGAGGGACACCTGGCCGTGTACTACAG GGGTGGAGCGTTGCTGACCAGCCCGAGCGGCCCTGGCTACCACATCATGCTCCCGTTCATCACCACCTTCAAATCCGTGCAG ACCACGCTGCAGACTGATGAAGTGAAGAATGTGCCTTGTGGGACAAG TGGTGGTGTTATGATCTACATTGACCGAATAGAAGTTGTGAATAAGCTGGCCCCATATGCAG TGTACGACATCGTGAGGAATTACACCGCAGACTACGACAAGACCTTGATCTTCAACAAAATCCACCACGAGCTGAACCAGTTCTGCAGTGCCCACACCCTGCAGGAGGTGTACATCGAGCTCTTTG ATCAGATAGATGAGAACCTGAAGTTGGCCCTGCAGAAAGACCTCAATGTCATGGCACCAGGTCTCACTATCCAG GCCGTGCGTGttacaaaacccaaaattccagaGGCCATCCGAAGAAACTTTGAGCTAAT GGAGGCTGAGAAGACCAAGCTGCTGATTGCAGCCCAGAGGCAGAAGGTGGTGGAGAAGGAGGCAGAGACAGACAGGAAGAAAGCACTCATAG AGGCAGAGAAGGCTGCACAGGTGGCCAGGATCCACTACCAGCAGAAGATCATGGAGAAGGAAACGGAGAAGCGGATTTCTGAGATTGAAG ATGCTGCATTCCTGGCAAGAGAGAAGGCAAAAGCTGATGCAGAGTACTACACTGCTCGGAAGCTGGCTGACTCCAACAAG CTGAAGCTGACCCCTGAGTATCTGGAGCTGATGAAGTACCAGGCCATAGCTGCCAACAGCAAGCTCTACTTCGGCGACCGCATCCCCGGCGTGTTCCTGGATTCCTGTGCCTTCCAGCAGGCCGGCCTGAGGACTGCCCACCAA CCAGCCTTCCTGCACAGGAAACCCCAGAGAGGCCTGGAGAAAGCCCCCTGCGAGGCGAGGAGAGCAGTGGCTGAGGGAGGCAGAAGGAGCCCGGTGTAG
- the ADAM8 gene encoding disintegrin and metalloproteinase domain-containing protein 8, translating to MAPPLLLPLLPLLLPLPPARGSPAGLEQKLPHVESYETVLPRELPVPRAKRELSAPPSTYPSHVLYGIRAEGREHLLWLEKNRALLGQHYTETHYSADGSEITERPDTQDHCFYQGHVRGQPDSAASISTCGGLSGFFRVNGTTFVLEPLEGAVAGRHAVYRAAHLRGKRGTCREPGATLRYDREPKTPAAMKLHRWKSGPVQKGPRYVELVLVADNQEFRKHKDLRTVQNRMKEIVNHVDKLYQPLRLRVALIGLEVWNHRDKITVSPNPEVTLDNFLHWRESELLRKKPHDNAQLITGVDFHGNTVGLAKKLVMCTRDSGGVNQDHSTNPIGAASTMAHEMGHNLGMSHDEDVAGCRCPVPKADGGCVMAGSVGLVYPKLFSRCSEQDMWQFLGDPRTSCLLNAPRADELYGGPVCGNQFVERGEQCDCGTPQECSDRCCNATTCQLREGAECARGECCQDCKVKAAGTLCRASKNDCDLAEHCSGLSAECPEDVFQENGISCQHGSGYCYNGACPSHGEQCRALWGAEAQVAPDVCFKHNSEQHVHLHCLTEYGKQPCSPKDVKCGTLLCLSDKSQPILGSGYYSFGYYFGRFKCKAVIAGSDAGEAAELRLVPTGAKCGEEMVCYAGRCQNLLVYGDKNCSAKCNNHGVCNHRRECHCEPGWAAPYCEQEISGIAAGSGSAALAAGLAVLALAGAGLGSGLLLLRARAARRSHKGSSSGTPSGLANPLFQEGGRARPCRRQLSRKDIGRPSLLSSTAAPRGRARSPVRGQARSPVLARAHSPVLAPQPPAPGPLGPPRSPPAWAPQAKPKPPSKPLPALKGKAPSHGEGTPAPSLPPFQRCPPPKVALKPPPARR from the exons ATGGccccgccgctgctgctgccgctgctgccgctgctgctgccgctgccgccggccCGCG GCTCCCCGGCCGGGCTGGAGCAGAAGCTGCCGCACGTGGAGAGCTACGAGACGGTGCTGCCGCGGGAGCTGCCGGTGCCCCGGGCCAAGCGGGAGCTCTCCGCCCCTCCG AGCACCTACCCAAGCCACGTCCTCTACGGCATCCGTGCTGAAGGCAGGGAGCACCTCCTGTGGCTGGAGAAGAACAG ggccctgctggggcagcactACACCGAGACTCACTACTCTGCCGATGGCTCGGAGATCACGGAGCGGCCGGACACCCAG GATCACTGCTTCTACCAGGGCCACGTGCGGGGACAGCCCGACTCGGCAGCGAGCATCAGCACCTGCGGCGGCCTCAG TGGGTTTTTCCGCGTGAATGGGACCACGTTCGTGCTGGAGCCGCTGGAGGGGGCCGTGGCCGGGCGGCACGCCGTGTACCGGGCTGCTCACCTGCGGGGCAAGCGCGGCACCTGCCGGGAGCCCGGCGCCACCCTGCGCTACGACCGCGAGCCCAAAACCCCGGCAGCCATGAAGCTCCACCGCTGG AAATCAGGTCCCGTACAAAAAGGTCCCCGGTACGtggagctggtgctggtggcagacAACCAGGAG TTCAGGAAGCACAAGGACCTCCGCACCGTGCAGAACCGCATGAAGGAAATCGTGAACCACGTGGACAAG CTCTACCAGCCCCTTCGCCTGCGGGTGGCCCTGATTGGCCTGGAGGTGTGGAACCACAGGGACAAGATCACAGTCAGCCCCAACCCCGAGGTGACACTGGACAACTTCCTGCACTGGCGGGAGTCGGAGCTGCTGCGCAAGAAGCCCCACGACAACGCCCAGCTGATCAC GGGTGTTGACTTCCACGGCAACACCGTGGGGCTGGCCAAGAAGCTGGTGATGTGCACCAGGGACTCGGGCGGCGTCAACCAG gatcacaGCACCAACCCCATCGGCGCCGCGTCCACCATGGCCCACGAGATGGGGCACAACCTGGGCATGTCCCACGATGAGGACGTCGCCGGCTGCCGCTGCCCCGTCCCCAAAGCTGACGGGGGCTGCGTCATGGCAGGGAGCGTTGG GCTGGTTTACCCCAAGCTCTTCAGCCGCTGCAGCGAGCAGGACATGTGGCAGTTCCTGGGGGACCCGCgcaccagctgcctgctgaacgcGCCGCGCGCGGACGAGCTCTACGGGGGCCCGGTGTGCGGGAACCAGTTTGTGGAGCGGGGAGAGCAGTGCGACTGCGGCACGCCCCAG GAGTGCTCGGACCGCTGCTGCAATGCCACCACGTGCCAGCTGAGAGAGGGAGCCGAGTGTGCCCGAGGGGAATGCTGCCAGGACTGCAAG GTGAAGGCTGCAGGCACGCTCTGCCGGGCCAGCAAGAACGACTGCGACCTCGCCGAGCACTGCAGCGGCCTCAGCGCCGAGTGCCCCGAGGATGTGTTCCAGGAGAACGGCATCTCCTGCCAGCACGGCAGCGGCTACTGCTACAACGGGGCCTGCCCTTCGCACGGCGAGCAGTGCCGGGCGCTCTGGGGCGCAG AGGCGCAGGTGGCTCCCGACGTCTGCTTCAAGCACAACAGCGAGCAGCACGTCCACCTGCACTGCCTCACCGAGTACGgcaagcagccctgcagccccaa GGATGTCAAGTGCGGCACGCTGCTGTGCCTGAGCGACAAGAGCCAGCCCATCCTGGGCAGCGGCTACTACTCCTTCGGCTACTACTTCGGCCGCTTCAAGTGCAAGGCGGTGATCGCGGGCAGCGACGCCGGCGAGGCGGCCGAGCTGCGGCTGGTGCCCACGGGCGCCAAGTGCGGCGAGGAGATG GTCTGCTACGCCGGGCGCTGCCAGAACCTCCTGGTCTACGGCGACAAGAACTGCTCGGCCAAGTGCAACAACCACGGG GTGTGCAACCACCGCCGCGAGTGCCACTGCGAGCCCGGCTGGGCCGCGCCCTACTGCGAGCAGGAGATCTCAGGGATCGCCGCAG GCAGCGGCAGCGCGGCGCTGGCGGCCGggctggccgtgctggcgctggccggcgccgggctgggcagcggcctgctgctcctcagagcCAGGGCGGCGCGGCGCTCCCACAAAGG gagctccagcgGGACTCCCTCCGGCCTGGCCAACCCGCTGTTCCAGGAGGGCGGCCGGGCGCGGCCGTGCCGCCGCCAGCTGTCCCGCAAGGACATAGGCCGGCCCAGCCTGCTCAGCAGCACGGcagcgccgcggggccgggcacgGAGCCCCGTGAGGGGCCAGGCACGGAGCCCCGTGCTGGCCCGGGCACACAGCCCCGTGCTGGCCCCGCAGCCacccgcccccggcccgctgGGGCCGCCTCGCTCCCCTCCGGCATGGGCCCCGCAG GCGAAGCCGAAGCCGCCCAGCAAACCTCTGCCAGCGCTGAAGGGCAAAGCGCCGAGCCACGGCGAGGGCACGCCGGCACCGTCCCTTCCACCCTTTCAGCGGTGTCCCCCGCCCAAGGTGGCCCTGAAGCCGCCCCCTGCCAGGAGGTGA